The stretch of DNA GACGGGACAGGCACTATTGACCTTCGGTCATGTTTGAGGTGGGATGCCCGCCTTCGTTATGCCTCCAGTCTTCGCTTTCAGCTTCGCCATGGCAAGTAGGCGTAACTTCGATGGGACGAGTCGGCGTGGCATCTGAAAACGTAAAGGCCCCAAGGCAATTGTTATCACCGTAGGGCTTAAGTTCGAGTGCCCTTCGACGCGGCACTCTTGCTTTCGGTGCCTTGCTCAGGACAACTCGACGCTGCTCGTGTCGTGCGTCTTCCGCATGTGGCCTGCCACGAGCAAATAAAAGCCCTTCCAGAAATGGAAGGGCTTTTATGCGTCGAGTGGAGCCGGGAATCGGACTTCCTTCGTCCCTCCTGAATCGGGACTCAGGACAGGTTCACTGGTGACCTTCGGTCATGTTCAAGTCCTCCGGCAATCCAGCCGCGCCCCCAAAAAAATACCCCATCATTGCGGATGGGGTATCGTTTTGGGATGGAGCCGGGAATCGGACTTGAACCGACGGCCTACTGATTACGAATCAGTTGCTCTACCAACTGAGCTATCCCGGCGTTGCATCAACGGCGGAATGATAGTCAAAGCCCGTGCGGCTGTCAAGGAATCCGTCCCGTGTTGCCAACACAGGATTTTTCATGTAGCTTTCCCCATATTGAGGTAAGTTGTAAGCTATGTGAATACGATTATTTATGCCCATTCGATTTCAATAATGGGTTGATCGGCGGGAATTGACTGTTGGCGAAAGGAGAGCCTACCCATGTGTGGAGAATCAGCATTTGTCCTCTTTTTCCCGAAAGGCCACCGTCACCTGGACGATGTGGATCTCATGGAGTTTACGGATGAGGGGGTCAAACTGAGGGATATGAACGGGAACGAAACATCCGTACCGGGCCGGATCAGAACCATTGATTTTGTGAACCGAAGGATCGAGCTTACGTAGAGGGGTAATTCAGGGTCTTAGGATCTTGGGTCTAGCCTTCGACCAGCTCAGGCCAGAGGAG from Deltaproteobacteria bacterium encodes:
- a CDS encoding CooT family nickel-binding protein, with product MCGESAFVLFFPKGHRHLDDVDLMEFTDEGVKLRDMNGNETSVPGRIRTIDFVNRRIELT